In Fusarium oxysporum f. sp. lycopersici 4287 chromosome 4, whole genome shotgun sequence, a genomic segment contains:
- a CDS encoding glutathione reductase, whose amino-acid sequence MQALAHSLRSSTLSSSSRTTPLRIASITRHLSTSARNMAPITKETDYLVIGGGSGGLASARMASSKFGVKATIVENKRLGGTCVNVGCVPKKVTYNAAALAEAIHDAKAYGFSVEQTAPFDWSSFKTKRDAYIKRLNGIYERNLNNDKVDYLHGWARLVSKNQAEVTLDDNSKVLVNAKKILVAVGGKPTIPPEIPGAEYGTNSDGFFDISTQPKKVAIVGAGYIAVEFAGMFNALGTETHLFIRHDTFLRNFDPMIQESVTKEYERLGVKLHKRSQASKVEKDSNGKLTITYKDDQGNESVVSDVDNLIWAIGRTPETKDIGLEEAGVKLGEKGHILVDEYQNTAVDNIYALGDVTGEVELTPVAIAAGRRLAHRLFGGPEFANLKLDYNNVPSVVFSHPEVGSIGLTEPQAIEKYGKDNIKVYKTSFTAMYYAMMEPEQKGPTNYKLIVAGPEEKVIGLHIMGLGSGEMLQGFGVAVKMGATKADFDSCVAIHPTSAEELVTLK is encoded by the exons ATGCAAGCTCTAGCCCACTCCCTACgctcatcaaccttgtcTTCGTCCTCGAGAACGACCCCGctgcgaatagcttcaattACCCGCCATCTCTCTACATCTGCGCGCAATATGGCtcccatcaccaaggagaCCGACTACCTCGTCATTGGCGGCGGCAGTGGAGGTCTTGCCTCTGCGCGCATGGCCAGCAGCAAGTTTGGCGTCAAGGCTACTATTGTCGAAAACAAGCGACTCGGTGGAACTTGTGTGAACGTTGG CTGTGTGCCAAAGAAGGTCACTTACAACGCTGCCGCCCTCGCCGAAGCCATCCACGACGCAAAGGCCTATGGCTTCTCCGTTGAACAAACCGCTCCCTTCGACTGGTCCAGCTTCAAGACCAAGCGTGACGCCTACATCAAGCGCCTGAACGGCATCTACGAGCGAAACCTTAATAACGATAAGGTTGACTACCTACACGGATGGGCGCGCCTCGTCTCCAAGAACCAGGCTGAGGTCACACTCGACGACAACTCCAAGGTCCTCGTCAACgccaagaagatcctcgTTGCTGTCGGCGGCAAGCCTACTATTCCCCCTGAGATCCCCGGCGCCGAATACGGAACCAACAGTGATGGCTTTTTCGATATCTCGACACAGCCCAAGAAGGTTGCTATTGTCGGCGCTGGTTACATCGCTGTCGAGTTTGCCGGCATGTTCAACGCCCTTGGCACGGAGACTCACCTCTTCATCCGCCACGACACTTTCCTTCGAAACTTCGATCCCATGATTCAGGAGAGCGTCACTAAGGAGTATGAGAGACTCGGTGTTAAGCTGCACAAGCGCTCGCAGGCCagcaaggtcgagaaggatTCCAACGGAAAGCTTACCATCACATACAAGGATGATCAGGGCAACGAGAGTGTTGTCAGCGATGTCGACAACCTGATCTGGGCTATTGGCCGCACTCCTGAGACTAAGGATATCGGTCTGGAGGAGGCTGGAGTTAAGCTTGGCGAGAAGGGACATATCCTCGTCGACGAGTACCAAAACACTGCAGTCGACAACATCTACGCTCTTGGTGACGTTACCGGAGAAGTTGAGCTGACCCCAGTTGCTATCGCAGCTGGTCGCCGTCTTGCACACCGTCTGTTCGGCGGTCCCGAGTTTGCTAACCTCAAACTCGATTACAACAACGTCCCCTCAGTTGTCTTCTCCCACCCTGAAGTCGGCAGCATCGGTCTCACCGAGCCCCAAGCCATCGAGAAGTATGGCAAGGACAACATCAAGGTCTACAAGACAAGCTTCACAGCCATGTACTATGCCATGATGGAGCCTGAGCAGAAGGGACCAACAAACTACAAGCTGATTGTTGCTGGGCCTGAGGAAAAGGTAATTGGTCTTCACATTATGGGATTGGGTAGTGGTGAGATGCTGCAGGGCTTTGGTGTTGCAGTCAAGATGGGTGCCACAAAGGCCGATTTTGATAGCTGTGTTGCTATTCATCCCACCAGCGCTGAAGAGCTTGTTACTTTGAAATAG